One genomic region from Apodemus sylvaticus chromosome 1, mApoSyl1.1, whole genome shotgun sequence encodes:
- the Uevld gene encoding ubiquitin-conjugating enzyme E2 variant 3 isoform X6 — MEFDCEGVRRLLGKYKFRDLTVEELKTVNASFPHFRYSVDTYVFKDTSQKDLLNFTGTIPVMYQGKTYNIPIRFWILDSHPFAPPICFLKPTANMEISVGKHVDAKGRIYLPYLQNWSHPKSAIVGLIKEMITKFQEELPLYSVPSSNEAQQVDLLAYIAKITEGVSDVNSRGWTNHENKIPNKITVVGSGDLGIACTLAISAKGVADKLLLLDLSDGTSQGTMDLDIFNLPNVEISKGGDLHSQLLGWFRILPACSTKQCGHVQSSCSSSGTLQSTCCPACCLSTSRNYELCDMEAECISCD, encoded by the exons ATGGAGTTCGACTGTGAGGGCGTGAGACGGCTGCTAGGCAAG TACAAGTTCAGGGATCTGACCGTGGAAGAGCTGAAGACCGTGAACGCGTCTTTCCCGCACTTCAGATACTCCGTGGACACCTATG TTTTCAAAGACACTTCCCAAAAAGACCTGCTGAATTTCACCGGTACAATTCCTGTGATGTATCAGG GTAAGACGTACAACATACCCATTCGATTCTGGATCTTGGATTCCCACCCTTTCGCTCCGCCCATTTGCTTCTTGAAGCCAACTGCAAACATGGAAATCTCAGTTGGGAAACACGTGGATGCCAAAGGCAGAATATATTTGCCCTATCTCCAAAACTGGAGCCAT CCCAAATCTGCCATTGTTGGATTAATTAAAGAAATGATCACCAAGTTTCAAGAGGAACTTCCTCTCTATTCTGTGCCATCGTCCAATGAAGCGCAGCAGGTGGATTTGCTGGCCTATATCGCAAAAATCACCGAAG GTGTCTCAGACGTAAATTCAAGGGGCTGGACAAATCATGagaataaaatacccaataaaatcaCTGTGGTTGGAAGTGGAGACTTGGGTATTGCCTGCACACTGGCAATTTCAGCAAAG GGCGTTGCAGACAAGCTGCTCCTCTTAGACCTCTCAGACGGGACTAGCCAAGGGACGATGGACCTTGATATCTTCAACCTGCCTAATGTAGAGATCAGCAAAG GTGGTGATCTTCACAGCCAACTCCTTGGGTGGTTCCGAATCCTACCTGCATGCAGTACAAAGCAATGTGGACATGTTCAGAGCTCTTGTTCCAGCTCTGGGACATTACAGTCAACATGCTGTCCTGCTTGTTGCCTCTCAACCAG
- the Uevld gene encoding ubiquitin-conjugating enzyme E2 variant 3 isoform X7, with product MEFDCEGVRRLLGKYKFRDLTVEELKTVNASFPHFRYSVDTYVFKDTSQKDLLNFTGTIPVMYQGKTYNIPIRFWILDSHPFAPPICFLKPTANMEISVGKHVDAKGRIYLPYLQNWSHPKSAIVGLIKEMITKFQEELPLYSVPSSNEAQQVDLLAYIAKITEGVSDVNSRGWTNHENKIPNKITVVGSGDLGIACTLAISAKGVADKLLLLDLSDGTSQGTMDLDIFNLPNVEISKGGDLHSQLLGWFRILPACSTKQCGHVQSSCSSSGTLQSTCCPACCLSTRNYELCDMEAECISCD from the exons ATGGAGTTCGACTGTGAGGGCGTGAGACGGCTGCTAGGCAAG TACAAGTTCAGGGATCTGACCGTGGAAGAGCTGAAGACCGTGAACGCGTCTTTCCCGCACTTCAGATACTCCGTGGACACCTATG TTTTCAAAGACACTTCCCAAAAAGACCTGCTGAATTTCACCGGTACAATTCCTGTGATGTATCAGG GTAAGACGTACAACATACCCATTCGATTCTGGATCTTGGATTCCCACCCTTTCGCTCCGCCCATTTGCTTCTTGAAGCCAACTGCAAACATGGAAATCTCAGTTGGGAAACACGTGGATGCCAAAGGCAGAATATATTTGCCCTATCTCCAAAACTGGAGCCAT CCCAAATCTGCCATTGTTGGATTAATTAAAGAAATGATCACCAAGTTTCAAGAGGAACTTCCTCTCTATTCTGTGCCATCGTCCAATGAAGCGCAGCAGGTGGATTTGCTGGCCTATATCGCAAAAATCACCGAAG GTGTCTCAGACGTAAATTCAAGGGGCTGGACAAATCATGagaataaaatacccaataaaatcaCTGTGGTTGGAAGTGGAGACTTGGGTATTGCCTGCACACTGGCAATTTCAGCAAAG GGCGTTGCAGACAAGCTGCTCCTCTTAGACCTCTCAGACGGGACTAGCCAAGGGACGATGGACCTTGATATCTTCAACCTGCCTAATGTAGAGATCAGCAAAG GTGGTGATCTTCACAGCCAACTCCTTGGGTGGTTCCGAATCCTACCTGCATGCAGTACAAAGCAATGTGGACATGTTCAGAGCTCTTGTTCCAGCTCTGGGACATTACAGTCAACATGCTGTCCTGCTTGTTGCCTCTCAACCAG
- the Uevld gene encoding ubiquitin-conjugating enzyme E2 variant 3 isoform X5, producing MEFDCEGVRRLLGKYKFRDLTVEELKTVNASFPHFRYSVDTYVFKDTSQKDLLNFTGTIPVMYQGKTYNIPIRFWILDSHPFAPPICFLKPTANMEISVGKHVDAKGRIYLPYLQNWSHPKSAIVGLIKEMITKFQEELPLYSVPSSNEAQQVDLLAYIAKITEGVSDVNSRGWTNHENKIPNKITVVGSGDLGIACTLAISAKGVADKLLLLDLSDGTSQGTMDLDIFNLPNVEISKDLSASAHSKVVIFTANSLGGSESYLHAVQSNVDMFRALVPALGHYSQHAVLLVASQPETGFLCVALVVLELTL from the exons ATGGAGTTCGACTGTGAGGGCGTGAGACGGCTGCTAGGCAAG TACAAGTTCAGGGATCTGACCGTGGAAGAGCTGAAGACCGTGAACGCGTCTTTCCCGCACTTCAGATACTCCGTGGACACCTATG TTTTCAAAGACACTTCCCAAAAAGACCTGCTGAATTTCACCGGTACAATTCCTGTGATGTATCAGG GTAAGACGTACAACATACCCATTCGATTCTGGATCTTGGATTCCCACCCTTTCGCTCCGCCCATTTGCTTCTTGAAGCCAACTGCAAACATGGAAATCTCAGTTGGGAAACACGTGGATGCCAAAGGCAGAATATATTTGCCCTATCTCCAAAACTGGAGCCAT CCCAAATCTGCCATTGTTGGATTAATTAAAGAAATGATCACCAAGTTTCAAGAGGAACTTCCTCTCTATTCTGTGCCATCGTCCAATGAAGCGCAGCAGGTGGATTTGCTGGCCTATATCGCAAAAATCACCGAAG GTGTCTCAGACGTAAATTCAAGGGGCTGGACAAATCATGagaataaaatacccaataaaatcaCTGTGGTTGGAAGTGGAGACTTGGGTATTGCCTGCACACTGGCAATTTCAGCAAAG GGCGTTGCAGACAAGCTGCTCCTCTTAGACCTCTCAGACGGGACTAGCCAAGGGACGATGGACCTTGATATCTTCAACCTGCCTAATGTAGAGATCAGCAAAG atttgtctgcctctgctcaTTCCAAGGTGGTGATCTTCACAGCCAACTCCTTGGGTGGTTCCGAATCCTACCTGCATGCAGTACAAAGCAATGTGGACATGTTCAGAGCTCTTGTTCCAGCTCTGGGACATTACAGTCAACATGCTGTCCTGCTTGTTGCCTCTCAACCAG